One region of Camelina sativa cultivar DH55 chromosome 6, Cs, whole genome shotgun sequence genomic DNA includes:
- the LOC104793918 gene encoding uncharacterized protein LOC104793918 — protein sequence MESYRDLINNNKVVLDDGNYGFWKSRIKSIIGGIDRLAWKTVLEKWEESTIKDESCKKIPKPESDWTDEEQKRSKFNSRALSAIHCSVGRKQLELIQGCETAKEAWDILQIHYEGTTKVQSLRKDMLASRFENLRMEEHESISDFSSKLSALAQEALTLGKTYKDQKLVKKFLRCLPSRFMGYKTALTVFQDLDNLSYGEVVGMLQAHEMELNGIKKPRGIALAVSKDVTDQGEEDVVSLLVRRFDRALRRIERGQGQRKGNSFKKTSEDKKADMQCHECKGYGHFIRECPTIKLRDAKCTICKGTGHTHEECVSNPNAKKEKSMISIEDESDNDSSSEEELINLVAMVGITEFENGEEVTDSDSEGEEVLDIVQSYKEVRNTLITLGKKNQGLVKEKFHLEALVMSLQDELMNEKRIAKDSLYLMKEKLVLSAKADKFEEELLNEKITAELQSKLDQQYRKIHMFAGTKQLDKILSYGRTEYTHRGLGYNENKGAKSQTTKFVS from the coding sequence ATGGAGAGCTACAGAGAtctgatcaacaacaacaaggttgTCTTGGATGACGGAAACTATGGGTTCTGGAAGTCGAGGATCAAATCTATCATCGGAGGTATTGATCGTCTTGCTTGGAAGACTGTTCTGGAAAAGTGGGAGGAATCGACAATCAAAGATGAATCATGCAAGAAAATTCCCAAACCTGAATCAGACTGGACcgatgaagaacaaaagagatcaaaGTTCAACTCAAGAGCATTAAGCGCCATTCATTGTAGTGTTGGAAGAAAACAGTTGGAATTGATTCAAGGATGTGAAACTGCTAAAGAGGCATGGGATATCCTTCAAATTCATTATGAAGGAACAACAAAAGTACAGAGTTTGAGAAAAGATATGTTGGCCTCTAgatttgagaatctaaggatggaGGAGCATGAATCAATTTCAGACTTTAGTTCAAAGTTGAGTGCTCTGGCACAAGAAGCCTTAACTCTTGGGAAAACTTATAAGGATCAGAAGTTAGTCAAAAAGTTTTTAAGATGTCTTCCATCAAGATTCATGGGATACAAGACAGCCTTAACTGTCTTTCAAGACTTAGACAATCTCAGTTATGGTGAAGTGGTCGGAATGCTACAGGCACACGAGATGGAACTTAATGGAATTAAGAAACCAAGAGGAATAGCTCTAGCAGTTAGCAAAGACGTAACTgaccaaggagaagaagatgttgtgaGCCTGTTGGTAAGAAGGTTTGATCGAGCTTTAAGAAGAATAGAACGAGGTCAAGGTCAAAGGAAAGGTAACTCATTCAAAAAGACAAGTGAGGACAAAAAGGCTGATATGCAGTGTCATGAATGTAAGGGATATGGTCATTTTATTCGAGAGTGTCCGACAATCAAGTTGCGAGATGCCAAGTGCACAATTTGCAAAGGTACGGGACATACACATGAAGAGTGTGTGAGTAACCCTAAtgctaagaaagaaaaatctatgATTAGCATTGAGGATGAATCAGATAATGACAGCAGCAGTGAAGAAGAGCTCATTAATTTAGTGGCTATGGTAGGAATCACTGAATTTGAGAATGGGGAAGAGGTAACTGATTCAGActcagaaggagaagaagttctTGACATTGTTCAGAGTTACAAAGAAGTGCGAAACACACTTATTACTCTTGGAAAGAAAAATCAAGGGTTGGTGAAAGAAAAATTTCATCTAGAAGCACTTGTTATGTCCTTGCAAGATGAATTGATGAATGAAAAACGGATTGCTAAGGATTCGctttatttgatgaaagagaagTTGGTTCTATCAGCAAAAGCAGACAAGTTTGAAGAAGAGCTGCTTAATGAAAAAATAACCGCAGAACTACAATCTAAATTAGATCAACAGTATAGGAAGATTCACATGTTCGCAGGCACAAAGCAACTTGACAAGATTTTGAGCTATGGGAGAACTGAGTATACTCATAGAGGATTAGGCTATAATGAGAACAAGGGAGCTAAATCACAGACAACTAAATTTGTGTcgtga